ATTGTCAACATGTCACTTCCCATTGTTTTGGCTATTGATGATGAGACTAAGGAGAGAATCGGGTCTTCTTCCCATGTTGGGTTGGCTGGACCTGATGGAGACTTGATCGCCATTCTTAGGAGGTCTATACTCTTTTTAACCTTCTATTAAATGgatattgtttattatttgaatgTGATAATTGACATTGTATATTTAGATAATctaattgtattattatttgaaatctgaaatttttactCCCATTTTATACTTTTGAAAATGGAATAAATTTGGTTTAGAGTTTCGCCTCGTTTAGTTGGATATGTTCTATAGATAAGAGTTTGAGTTTGAGGAGTCTTGTTGGTTCATGTGCTTAATTGCTCCTTTATGATCTAATTGTCATTTGAATCATGAAAGGGAAAATTGTACTGGCAAGTTTGAAAACCAATGTATTGTTCTTGAAAATAACGTTTTAATGCCACTTAAGTTTATCGCAGCATTGAAATCTACAAGCAtaacaaagaagaaagaattgCTAGAACATGGGGAACAACTGCACCAGGTTTGCCATACGTGGAGGAAGTCATTATTCCTGCTGGAAACTGTCTCATTGGAGGTGACCTAGAAGTTTTGAAACCTGTAAAATATAATGATGGGCTTGATCACTACAGACTTTCCCCCAAGCAACTCAGAAAGGAATTCGATAGGCGTAATGCTGATGCTGTTTTTGCTTTTCAGCTAAGGAATCCCGTGCATAATGGACATGCACTATTGATGAATGATACTCGGAGACGACTTCTAGAAATGGGTTTCAAGAATCCAATCCTCTTGCTTCATCCTTTAGGTGGTTTCACTAAGGCTGATGATGTGCCCTTGGATGTTCGGATGGAGCAACACAGCAAGGTTTTTCCCATCATTCCCTCTGTATAGCCACTGCTAATATTATCCTGATTATGGTCAATTGCTACAATGATAAGATATCTGCACATTCTTTAATGCATTTCTACGTTCTTCTTTGCTTAGAACGTGTACTGAATCATGATGTTTTTCTTGTATAGTGGATAGCATTCAAATAAATGAATTCTTCTGGTCTTGAATCATGATGTTCAGGTCCTAGAAGATGGAGTCCTTGACCCTGAGACTACCATTGTGGCCATATTCCCATCACCTATGCATTATGCAGGTCCAACAGAGGTACAGTGGCATGCCAAGGCAAGGATAAATGCTGGGGCTAACTTCTACATTGTTGGTCGTGATCCTGCTGGAATGGGTCACCCAACAGAGAAAAGGGATCTGTATGACCCTGATCATGGGAAAAAAGTCTTAAGCATGGCTCCTGGCTTGGAAAAGCTTAATATTTTGCCGTTTAGGGTAGGTGACATCTGTGCTGGTCtaaccttaattttttatactatctGCATTTATCATTCAAGACTCTACTAATTTTTCTTGATTGGcatttcaaattgtttatatGGGTAGGCTGTTCTTTTGCTAGATCTCCAATTAATGAGTTACTCTAGTCCTGTTAATGAGAGTATTATCCAATGGTGACTCAAATTTTTGCAGGATATACAAGCTGTTCCTTTCTTGAAACTCCCATCTTAACCTGTCTTAACAGATGCCAATATGCAGTCCCATAATCttaataattagttaattacTGATccagcaaaagaaaaaaaaaatcaccgaTTGATTCTAAGAGAAACATCTACCACTCAATTCAGGACTGCATTTTGTTTAAATGGTGCCTTAATTacgttgtttttcttttatttttgcacTAATTTTTCTGAACTATCGTCTTAGGTTGCGGCTTATGACATGGTGGCAAAGAAGATGGCATTTTTTGATCCTTCACG
This sequence is a window from Gossypium raimondii isolate GPD5lz chromosome 5, ASM2569854v1, whole genome shotgun sequence. Protein-coding genes within it:
- the LOC105768942 gene encoding ATP sulfurylase 2, with amino-acid sequence MSLTIKSHFAYPTYLSFTTKPSRFTGYNTKIRPNSIYHFNPLKLTYYQPKKMQAPVQYSPAPVIKSSLIEPDGGALVDLVVPEGERGAKTIEAESLPKVRLTKIDVEWVHVISEGWANPLKGFMREDEYLQSLHFNSLRLKDGSIVNMSLPIVLAIDDETKERIGSSSHVGLAGPDGDLIAILRSIEIYKHNKEERIARTWGTTAPGLPYVEEVIIPAGNCLIGGDLEVLKPVKYNDGLDHYRLSPKQLRKEFDRRNADAVFAFQLRNPVHNGHALLMNDTRRRLLEMGFKNPILLLHPLGGFTKADDVPLDVRMEQHSKVLEDGVLDPETTIVAIFPSPMHYAGPTEVQWHAKARINAGANFYIVGRDPAGMGHPTEKRDLYDPDHGKKVLSMAPGLEKLNILPFRVAAYDMVAKKMAFFDPSRAKDFLFISGTKMRTYARTGENPPDGFMCPGGWEVLVKYYESLQAEEATQQPAAVSS